The following are encoded together in the Oncorhynchus kisutch isolate 150728-3 linkage group LG8, Okis_V2, whole genome shotgun sequence genome:
- the LOC116374751 gene encoding fibulin-7-like encodes MIWMHTVIVFLCLCPIRAAFGQDCPSRQDMQSSLKQVQKLLSTHEAAYLQSLRTLRKKLNLLQNTATKQTGKVNNDTCLKLDTQEVANSRKLGKAQNPGHEVHFLRDAGYELVGAESRMCQESLTWSGQQPTCSSDPTICYRLPYP; translated from the exons ATGATTTGGATGCACACTGTCATTGTGTTCCTGTGTCTTTGTCCAATCCGCGCTGCGTTTGGGCAG GACTGTCCCAGCAGGCAGGACATGCAGAGCTCCCTAAAGCAGGTCCAGAAGCTGCTGTCGACCCACGAGGCTGCATACCTTCAGAGCCTCCGCACCCTGAGGAAGAAACTCAACTTGCTACAGAACACAGCCACCAAGCAGACTGGCAAAGTAAACAATG ATACCTGTCTAAAGCTGGACACGCAGGAAGTTGCCAACAGCAGGAAGTTGGGAAAAGCGCAGAACCCAGGTCACGAGGTTCACTTCCTGCGTGATGCGGGTTATGAGTTGGTGGGAGCAGAGAGCAGGATGTGTCAGGAGAGCCTCACCTGGAGCGGCCAGCAGCCCACCTGCAGCAGTGACCCAACCATCTGCTACAGATTACCCTACCCCTaa
- the LOC109894991 gene encoding C-type lectin domain family 18 member A-like, with the protein MGSLTGPLCLLLFFMVTLQTPYLTHANRIITEKPRRADSSESGLGLKEHFLIVTQHNRLRSWVTPMAANMQKMDWSEKLVLLAQERAESCHTDPSPQDQQLHHIGWNTHHSAHATTSFAEVIDSWFEEGRDFMYLSGQCRENATCQHYTQLVWATSSNVGCARQLCLRGDALWELFVCAYYPGGNWEVNGRLVVPYVAGFSCSLCTSSMSGCFRLWDHVGGLCETPRNPCRMSCGQHGRLNISSCQCHCGPRFTGRFCQVRCSVKCVHGRYKEEECSCKCDVGYGGAECAEKQQFPFHSCDVRIDGECFMVSPEVNTYYGAKTRCQERGGILAQIHNQKVQDILAFYLSQLEPSNEVTDPDFETRNFWIGLTYKPLKDSFRWDSGEIPTYNSFAFGQPDNQGFGNCVELQASSAFNWNDQRCKTCNRYICQYAPEHIALWEVGR; encoded by the exons ATGGGGTCTCTAACTGGACCCTTGTGTCTGCTTCTGTTTTTCATGGTGACCCTCCAGACCCCGTACCTCACCCACGCGAATAGGATAATCACGGAGAAACCGAGACGCGCTGATTCATCTGAGAGCG GGCTTGGGTTGAAGGAGCATTTTCTGATTGTTACACAGCACAATAGGCTGCGCAGCTGGGTCACCCCCATGGCCGCTAACATGCAAAAAATG GATTGGAGTGAGAAGCTGGTTCTACTTGCCCAGGAGAGGGCGGAGTCTTGCCACACAGACCCCTCTCCTCAGGACCAACAGCTCCACCACATTGGCTGGAACACCCATCACTCAGCCCATGCCACAACTTCATTTGCTGAGGTCATTGACTCATGGTTCGAGGAAGGGAGGGACTTCATGTACTTGAGTGGGCAATGCAgagagaatgctacctgccaaCACTACACACAG tTGGTGTGGGCCACCTCCAGTAATGTGGGCTGTGCCAGACAGTTGTGTCTGAGGGGTGATGCTCTCTGGGAGCTGTTTGTCTGTGCATACTACCCTGG GGGTAACTGGGAGGTGAATGGGAGGTTGGTGGTGCCCTATGTGGCTGgtttctcctgttctctctgcaCCTCTTCCATGTCAGGCTGCTTCAGACTGTGGGACCATGTGGGAGGACTGTGTG AGACCCCCAGGAACCCATGTCGTATGAGCTGTGGACAGCATGGTCGTCTGAACATCTCCTCCTGCCAGTGTCATTGTGGACCTAGGTTCACCGGACGATTCTGTCAGG tgcgcTGCAGTGTGAAGTGTGTGCACGGCCGCTACAAAGAAGAGGAGTGCTCCTGCAAGTGCGATGTTGGTTATGGGGGTGCTGAGTGTGCAG AGAAGCAGCAGTTTCCCTTCCACAGCTGTGACGTGAGGATAGATGGAGAGTGCTTCATGGTGTCTCCAGAGGTCAACACCTACTATGGAGCCAAGACCCGCTgtcag GAGCGAGGAGGGATTCTGGCCCAGATCCACAACCAGAAAGTTCAGGACATCCTCGCATTTTACCTCAGCCAGCTGGAGCCCAGCAACGAGGTCACAGACCCTGACTTTGAGACACGCAACTTCTGGATCG GGCTGACATATAAACCCCTGAAGGACTCTTTCCGCTGGGACTCAGGAGAAATCCCCACATACAACAGCTTCGCCTTTGGACAGCCTGACAACCAGGG ctTTGGGAACTGTGTGGAGCTGCAGGCTTCCAGCGCCTTCAACTGGAACGACCAGCGCTGTAAAACATGCAACCGATACATCTGCCAGTACG CTCCAGAGCATATAGCCCTGTGGGAGGTTGGTCGGTGA